In the Campylobacter showae genome, one interval contains:
- the mshL gene encoding pilus (MSHA type) biogenesis protein MshL, protein MSLSKLNRIFTISIITAFSLTAASANSCEKRVFNLKINEQVSVQEILTQLSDMCHFSVVTKDQFAKDAISEPLFGINIKDKTLNEIFSLLLSEKDMSYTFSQDILKISSLQTKTFKIDYITSVREGTAITKASVDSAPIEIGDEEKDEGQTDITKGGGKLDNVIRTVEKFDFWEKLDTEIKAILNNTTENIVAPDPIINANAGLVTVTGTASQLRRVSDYIKDVQERLKKQVIIDVTIVSVELGNNYTKGIDWSKFSVGFKTGLATGGPLAGQNNGGTLTWSNRGNSFNAGFNQTLNLMAGFNFNLDGVINFLETNGKTKVVSSPKITTLNNQQALISVGDNVNYRVQEESQNNNALNGRTTITYKQYSVFIGILLNILPEVSDDNKIMLRINPSLSSFKYNEDDVRQSTSIREIAPDTIQKKLSTVVQVNSGDTIVLGGLIAQSKGKENSKVPLLGDIPVLGHAFKSTKDNIKTTELVFIITPRIVDVSNATPINQSLKDLGFSRSIYEQ, encoded by the coding sequence ATGTCGTTATCAAAATTAAATAGAATTTTTACCATATCCATTATAACTGCTTTTTCACTAACTGCAGCAAGTGCTAATAGTTGTGAAAAAAGGGTTTTTAATCTCAAAATCAACGAACAAGTTTCTGTTCAAGAAATTTTAACGCAACTGTCAGACATGTGTCATTTTAGTGTCGTCACAAAAGACCAATTTGCCAAAGATGCCATAAGCGAACCGCTTTTTGGAATCAATATAAAAGACAAGACGCTGAATGAAATTTTTAGCCTTTTACTCTCCGAAAAAGATATGAGCTATACCTTTTCTCAGGATATATTAAAAATTTCATCTCTTCAAACTAAAACATTTAAGATTGATTATATAACGTCAGTTAGAGAAGGAACCGCTATCACAAAAGCTTCTGTTGATTCTGCCCCAATTGAGATTGGTGACGAAGAAAAAGATGAAGGACAAACAGATATTACAAAAGGCGGTGGTAAGCTTGATAACGTAATAAGAACGGTTGAAAAATTTGATTTCTGGGAAAAATTAGATACAGAAATCAAAGCCATATTAAATAATACAACGGAAAACATAGTAGCACCAGATCCTATTATTAACGCAAATGCAGGATTGGTTACCGTAACCGGTACAGCATCTCAGCTAAGAAGGGTATCTGACTATATTAAAGATGTACAAGAAAGACTCAAAAAGCAAGTTATAATAGATGTTACTATTGTATCTGTTGAATTGGGAAATAATTATACAAAAGGAATTGATTGGAGCAAATTTAGTGTTGGCTTCAAAACCGGTCTCGCTACCGGCGGCCCACTTGCTGGACAAAACAATGGAGGAACTCTTACTTGGTCCAATAGAGGAAACAGCTTTAATGCTGGCTTTAATCAAACGCTAAATTTAATGGCCGGATTTAATTTTAATCTAGATGGTGTTATAAATTTTTTAGAAACAAATGGAAAAACAAAAGTTGTATCAAGTCCTAAAATCACAACACTAAATAATCAACAAGCTTTGATTTCGGTAGGCGATAACGTGAACTACCGTGTTCAAGAAGAAAGCCAAAACAACAATGCTCTAAATGGCAGAACCACCATAACATATAAACAATATTCTGTTTTTATAGGAATTTTACTAAATATCTTGCCAGAGGTTTCGGACGATAATAAAATCATGTTGCGCATCAACCCATCCCTTAGCAGTTTCAAATATAATGAAGACGATGTAAGGCAGAGCACGAGTATAAGAGAAATTGCGCCTGATACTATACAAAAGAAACTTTCTACAGTTGTTCAGGTAAATAGCGGTGACACTATAGTTTTAGGTGGGCTTATAGCGCAGTCAAAAGGCAAAGAAAATTCTAAAGTTCCTTTACTTGGTGATATTCCTGTCCTTGGACATGCATTTAAGAGCACGAAAGATAACATTAAAACAACAGAGCTCGTATTTATAATAACACCAAGAATAGTAGATGTGTCAAATGCTACCCCAATCAACCAGTCTCTTAAAGACTTAGGTTTTTCGAGGTCAATATATGAACAATAA
- a CDS encoding ATP-binding protein, translated as MNNKYTTLKNIFIDIAQENDYINLDKSIIAYKKILDLLQKQAKLILFYGKPGCGKTFLLKKIVSDLKDRDDILFFPYPFFNESEFVKSLYEGIFKKESQEKIETYEQFIKIYEAKIEDSQEKKQIIVILDESQLYPEILLEKIRIMSDSGLFKFLFATHENVDKDVLSRDYFKSRVWESIEMGSVDTEEMKVYLENKLQNSQFFYIFLKFTEEQFRLLNELSRGNLRMLNKLMFNIFELYEYFDANQPTIIGGDKMVTKILEMAAIKSELIDA; from the coding sequence ATGAACAATAAATATACTACTCTTAAAAATATATTTATTGATATTGCACAAGAAAATGACTATATAAATTTAGATAAATCCATTATCGCATATAAAAAGATTTTGGATTTATTGCAAAAACAAGCAAAGTTAATTTTATTTTATGGCAAGCCTGGCTGCGGAAAAACATTTTTGCTAAAAAAAATCGTCAGCGATCTTAAAGATCGCGACGATATTTTATTTTTTCCGTACCCGTTTTTTAATGAATCGGAATTTGTAAAATCATTATATGAAGGGATTTTTAAAAAAGAGTCTCAAGAAAAAATCGAAACTTATGAGCAATTTATAAAAATATATGAGGCTAAAATTGAAGATAGCCAAGAAAAAAAGCAAATAATAGTTATTCTTGACGAATCACAACTTTATCCTGAGATTTTATTAGAAAAAATTCGCATAATGTCCGATAGTGGTCTTTTTAAATTTTTATTTGCCACGCATGAAAACGTCGATAAAGATGTACTATCAAGGGATTATTTTAAATCAAGAGTGTGGGAAAGTATAGAAATGGGCTCTGTTGACACAGAGGAAATGAAAGTTTATCTAGAAAATAAACTTCAGAATAGTCAATTTTTCTATATATTTTTAAAATTTACTGAAGAGCAATTTAGGCTTTTGAATGAATTAAGTCGTGGAAATTTAAGGATGCTAAACAAACTTATGTTTAATATTTTTGAACTCTATGAATATTTTGATGCAAATCAACCAACTATAATAGGCGGTGACAAAATGGTAACGAAAATTTTAGAGATGGCAGCCATCAAATCGGAGCTTATAGATGCTTGA
- a CDS encoding transformation system protein, whose amino-acid sequence MLETYEILELERRWRAYDKKRKEFKFSDKKNYIYAISAVLAISVSVSSLTFYLLKDSLVNNVSSTTISKDIKESNKDTIRQSENVEPEQKIDPSNNTLLNSDNFGGTENISNSQNNSIANEDASDNINTKIQQHGWVNANDIPQDIQPAPVDNMHKSIGGRQVAVKTPTEEMINFDSEKPIVAKSMSSSQNLNKFQIQSSGSDVSVDELTAKFEKSNSSDIAVLIARRYYDIKDYKNSEKWALIANELDSNNEESWIIFAKSKYNLKQKDDAISVLRIYNDKANSANIEDLMRQIEDDTAL is encoded by the coding sequence ATGCTTGAAACATATGAGATATTGGAGCTAGAAAGGCGATGGAGAGCCTACGACAAAAAGAGAAAAGAGTTTAAGTTTTCAGACAAAAAGAACTACATATACGCCATTTCAGCTGTTTTGGCTATATCGGTTTCAGTATCTTCGCTTACTTTTTACTTACTAAAGGACTCGCTAGTAAATAATGTTAGTAGCACAACAATTAGCAAAGATATCAAGGAAAGCAATAAAGATACTATAAGACAGTCTGAAAATGTTGAGCCTGAGCAAAAAATCGATCCAAGCAACAATACTTTGTTAAATTCTGATAATTTTGGCGGAACCGAAAATATATCAAATTCTCAAAACAACAGTATCGCAAACGAAGATGCCTCGGACAATATCAATACTAAAATTCAGCAGCACGGTTGGGTAAATGCAAACGATATACCACAAGATATACAGCCGGCACCGGTAGACAATATGCATAAAAGCATTGGTGGCAGACAAGTTGCAGTAAAAACACCAACAGAAGAAATGATAAATTTTGATTCTGAAAAGCCTATTGTCGCAAAAAGCATGAGTAGCTCTCAAAATCTAAACAAATTCCAAATTCAATCTTCCGGCTCAGATGTTTCGGTAGATGAACTGACCGCTAAATTTGAAAAGTCAAATAGTTCCGATATTGCAGTACTGATTGCAAGAAGATACTATGACATCAAAGACTATAAAAATAGTGAAAAATGGGCACTAATAGCAAATGAGCTTGATAGCAACAATGAAGAGAGCTGGATAATATTTGCAAAGTCGAAATATAACCTAAAACAAAAAGATGATGCAATAAGCGTTCTTAGAATATACAACGATAAAGCAAATTCTGCAAATATCGAAGACCTTATGAGACAAATAGAGGACGATACTGCTCTGTAA